A section of the Procambarus clarkii isolate CNS0578487 chromosome 38, FALCON_Pclarkii_2.0, whole genome shotgun sequence genome encodes:
- the LOC138349473 gene encoding ecdysone-induced protein 74EF-like isoform X1 produces MMLLHSRRLPTACGKKLAWLQAPTQHSVKRFRHRQDSGLEALCCWDNVSLDLIVPSVMNPEGRLHHQPIPYVMDPEGRLHQQSSPSLIDPEGRLHQQPSPSLMDPEGRLHQRPSPSLMDPEGRLHQQPSPSLIDPEGRLHQRPSPSLMDPEGRLHQRPSPSLMDPEGRLHQRPSPSLMDPEGRLHQQPSPSLMDPEGRLHQQPSPSLMDPEGRLHQQPSPSLMDPEGRLHQQPSPSLMDPEGRLHQQPSPSLMDPEGRLHQQPSPSLMDPEGRLHQQPSPSLMDPEGRLHQQPSPSLMDSYDAPYEWNFRDPDPRRRPLDAEASSVLRSKPTASNKIFPILCKSVPSSLPQTLETFDNSEGKLTTGTQNQKPQKRKPGRPPKPKGDKQHLMSKKIPKIWEFISSLLHDPTTCPSVVEWQDKENGIFRFVDPQKAGKLWGAVKNNPYMNYEKMSRAMRYHYTTEALEMVKSKRLVYKFGIKARV; encoded by the exons ATGATGTTGCTGCACTCCCGAAGGCTGCCGACAGCCTGTGGCAAGAAGCTGGCGTGGCTCCAAGCGCCCACCCAACACTCTGTAAAACGCTTCCGGCATCGGCAAG ATAGCGGGCTAGAAGCATTGTGCTGCTGGGACAATGTCTCTCTGGACCTTATAGTCCCGTCCGTCATGAACCCTGAGGGCCGTCTTCATCACCAACCAATTCCCTACGTCATGGACCCTGAGGGCCGCCTTCACCAGCAATCATCACCCTCCCTCATAGACCCTGAGGGCCGTCTTCACCAGCAACCATCACCCTCCCTCATGGACCCTGAGGGCCGCCTTCACCAGCGACCATCACCCTCCCTCATGGACCCTGAGGGCCGCCTTCACCAGCAACCATCACCCTCCCTCATTGACCCTGAGGGCCGCCTTCACCAGCGACCATCACCCTCCCTCATGGACCCTGAGGGCCGCCTTCACCAGCGACCATCACCCTCCCTCATGGACCCTGAGGGCCGCCTTCACCAGCGACCATCACCCTCCCTCATGGACCCTGAGGGCCGCCTTCACCAGCAACCATCACCCTCCCTCATGGACCCTGAGGGCCGCCTTCACCAGCAGCCATCACCCTCCCTCATGGACCCTGAGGGCCGCCTTCACCAGCAACCATCACCCTCCCTCATGGACCCTGAGGGCCGCCTTCACCAGCAACCATCACCCTCCCTCATGGACCCTGAGGGCCGCCTTCACCAGCAACCATCACCCTCCCTCATGGACCCTGAGGGCCGTCTTCACCAGCAACCATCACCCTCCCTCATGGACCCTGAGGGCCGCCTTCACCAGCAACCATCACCCTCCCTCATGGACCCTGAGGGCCGCCTTCACCAGCAACCATCACCCTCCCTCATGGACTCGTACGACGCACCATACGAGTGGAATTTCAGGGATCCAGACCCCAGGAGACGCCCCCTGGACGCCGAAGCTTCGAGCGTGCTACGCTCTAAGCCAACAGCCTCCAACAAGATATTCCCTATACTCTGCAAGTCAGTGCCGTCCTCTCTACCTCAGACGCTGGAGACCTTTGACAACA GTGAGGGGAAGCTGACAACCGGTACACAGAACCAAAAACCCCAAAAGCGAAAACCTGGCAGGCCGCCTAAACCAA AAGGGGACAAGCAGCACCTGATGTCCAAGAAGATACCTAAGATCTGGGAGTTCATCTCCAGCCTCCTGCACGACCCTACCACATGCCCGTCCGTCGTGGAATGGCAAGACAAAGAAAACGGGATCTTCCGCTTTGTTGATCCGCAGAAGGCGGGCAAACTGTGGGGGGCGGTGAAAAACAATCCTTATATGAATTATGAGAAGATGAGCCGGGCTATGAG ATACCACTACACGACCGAGGCGCTGGAAATGGTTAAATCAAAACGACTTGTTTATAAGTTTGGTATAAAAGCACGAGTGTAG
- the LOC138349473 gene encoding ecdysone-induced protein 74EF-like isoform X2, producing the protein MNPEGRLHHQPIPYVMDPEGRLHQQSSPSLIDPEGRLHQQPSPSLMDPEGRLHQRPSPSLMDPEGRLHQQPSPSLIDPEGRLHQRPSPSLMDPEGRLHQRPSPSLMDPEGRLHQRPSPSLMDPEGRLHQQPSPSLMDPEGRLHQQPSPSLMDPEGRLHQQPSPSLMDPEGRLHQQPSPSLMDPEGRLHQQPSPSLMDPEGRLHQQPSPSLMDPEGRLHQQPSPSLMDPEGRLHQQPSPSLMDSYDAPYEWNFRDPDPRRRPLDAEASSVLRSKPTASNKIFPILCKSVPSSLPQTLETFDNSEGKLTTGTQNQKPQKRKPGRPPKPKGDKQHLMSKKIPKIWEFISSLLHDPTTCPSVVEWQDKENGIFRFVDPQKAGKLWGAVKNNPYMNYEKMSRAMRYHYTTEALEMVKSKRLVYKFGIKARV; encoded by the exons ATGAACCCTGAGGGCCGTCTTCATCACCAACCAATTCCCTACGTCATGGACCCTGAGGGCCGCCTTCACCAGCAATCATCACCCTCCCTCATAGACCCTGAGGGCCGTCTTCACCAGCAACCATCACCCTCCCTCATGGACCCTGAGGGCCGCCTTCACCAGCGACCATCACCCTCCCTCATGGACCCTGAGGGCCGCCTTCACCAGCAACCATCACCCTCCCTCATTGACCCTGAGGGCCGCCTTCACCAGCGACCATCACCCTCCCTCATGGACCCTGAGGGCCGCCTTCACCAGCGACCATCACCCTCCCTCATGGACCCTGAGGGCCGCCTTCACCAGCGACCATCACCCTCCCTCATGGACCCTGAGGGCCGCCTTCACCAGCAACCATCACCCTCCCTCATGGACCCTGAGGGCCGCCTTCACCAGCAGCCATCACCCTCCCTCATGGACCCTGAGGGCCGCCTTCACCAGCAACCATCACCCTCCCTCATGGACCCTGAGGGCCGCCTTCACCAGCAACCATCACCCTCCCTCATGGACCCTGAGGGCCGCCTTCACCAGCAACCATCACCCTCCCTCATGGACCCTGAGGGCCGTCTTCACCAGCAACCATCACCCTCCCTCATGGACCCTGAGGGCCGCCTTCACCAGCAACCATCACCCTCCCTCATGGACCCTGAGGGCCGCCTTCACCAGCAACCATCACCCTCCCTCATGGACTCGTACGACGCACCATACGAGTGGAATTTCAGGGATCCAGACCCCAGGAGACGCCCCCTGGACGCCGAAGCTTCGAGCGTGCTACGCTCTAAGCCAACAGCCTCCAACAAGATATTCCCTATACTCTGCAAGTCAGTGCCGTCCTCTCTACCTCAGACGCTGGAGACCTTTGACAACA GTGAGGGGAAGCTGACAACCGGTACACAGAACCAAAAACCCCAAAAGCGAAAACCTGGCAGGCCGCCTAAACCAA AAGGGGACAAGCAGCACCTGATGTCCAAGAAGATACCTAAGATCTGGGAGTTCATCTCCAGCCTCCTGCACGACCCTACCACATGCCCGTCCGTCGTGGAATGGCAAGACAAAGAAAACGGGATCTTCCGCTTTGTTGATCCGCAGAAGGCGGGCAAACTGTGGGGGGCGGTGAAAAACAATCCTTATATGAATTATGAGAAGATGAGCCGGGCTATGAG ATACCACTACACGACCGAGGCGCTGGAAATGGTTAAATCAAAACGACTTGTTTATAAGTTTGGTATAAAAGCACGAGTGTAG